One Candidatus Hydrogenedentota bacterium genomic window, TCTCAATGGCGCTGAACCACATTTTTTCGGGGCGCGCGTCGTTGACCAGGGACATTTCCTCCAGCCAGAACTGCCGGAGATTGCGTTCCTTGTCCAGTTTTTCCACCTGCGCCTGCAAGCCCGATATCTGGTTCCGGACCTGCTGGAATTCGTTCAATTTCGAGGAAGGCGGCACGTTGGCATCCTGGAAGCCACGCAGGACCACCTCCGGATCATATTGGCGGATCCGCTCCTGGACGCGTGTGATTTCCTCCAGGACCTTCTCGTTTTCCTTGGCGCTCTGCGGGATAATGCACGCCATCGTGAGCGCGAGCGTTGCGATGGACAGGCCCCAGTAGAAGGCCGCTTCCCGGCGCCGCGCCGCTTCCTGCACGCGCGGGGGGATCAGGTTGATTTCGAGGGCGACCGACTGCTGGCAGCGCAGGGCCATGCCCAAAACGCAGCAGGCCTGCTCCGGCTTTTCGCTGACCGGCTGCGCGCCCGGGGCCACCGCCAGCCCCGCCAGCGGCTGCGCGATGCGCACCTCCAGCCCGAGCTGGCGCTGCATGAAGGGAACAATGTTCCGGAGGCACGCGCCGCCGCCGCACAAAACGACCCGGTTCACCTGGCCGCCGCCCGGAAGGGAGCGGAAGTAGGCGAATGATCGCATGATCTCCGAGACCATGCGCTGCAAAACATTTCCGATGACCTCGCCGCCCTGGCCGTCGGTGTTCGGATCGCCGGTGGGCGCGAAGCCCCGCTGGCGCTTGAGGCGCTCCGCGTCGGCGAATTTCATGCCGAAAGCCGACGCGATGGCGAGCGTAATGTCGTTACCGCCGAGGTTGAGCGGGCGCGTGAAGCGGAACTGCCCCTCCCGCTCGATCACAATGTCCGTCGTGGCCGCGCCAATGTCGATGAGGGCGACGCACTCCGACGAATTTCCGAATTCCCCCGTGTATTTCAGCCAGTTGTACGCCGCCAGCGGGTTGACGTCCGCAATATCGATGGTCTTGCGAGACGCCTGGAGGATGTCGATCAGCTTGTCGACCACGTCCACCTTGATCGCCGCCATCATCACATCGTAGCCGCCCGCCTCGGTGCGCCCCAGGATCTGGTAGTCCATGGCGATCTGGTCGAGCGAGAAGGGGATCTGCTGCTGGATTTCGTAGCG contains:
- the pilM gene encoding type IV pilus assembly protein PilM — protein: MAGLTGGRKKRLVLDIGASAIRLAELAQTKAGFQLVKYHQREFNSDPAQDEEERKALKQKALAELLKEAKVRTRKTIFGVPGQSVFTRSRSLPPVPEYKVSQIVRYEIQQQIPFSLDQIAMDYQILGRTEAGGYDVMMAAIKVDVVDKLIDILQASRKTIDIADVNPLAAYNWLKYTGEFGNSSECVALIDIGAATTDIVIEREGQFRFTRPLNLGGNDITLAIASAFGMKFADAERLKRQRGFAPTGDPNTDGQGGEVIGNVLQRMVSEIMRSFAYFRSLPGGGQVNRVVLCGGGACLRNIVPFMQRQLGLEVRIAQPLAGLAVAPGAQPVSEKPEQACCVLGMALRCQQSVALEINLIPPRVQEAARRREAAFYWGLSIATLALTMACIIPQSAKENEKVLEEITRVQERIRQYDPEVVLRGFQDANVPPSSKLNEFQQVRNQISGLQAQVEKLDKERNLRQFWLEEMSLVNDARPEKMWFSAIE